In Rhodothermales bacterium, the following proteins share a genomic window:
- a CDS encoding multicopper oxidase family protein yields the protein MDRRHFLQQTALAGAAVLVGCRTDTSTPSPKARTAPVSVPGAPSYEVAREAAASAGPARRVRLVAEEIEVEVGPGEVWRTWGYNGEYPGPEIRLQEGQRLEATVVNRLPADTTIHWHGIPVPNPMDGVPGLTQEPIPPGGEFVYAFAAEPAGSYLYHSHVGLQLDRGLIAPLIVEEREPHVAYDREVTLVLDDYLPGTPEPLADSPTGGGRGGMMGGRGMMGQGRRGGMMGGQVPPYAGLLINGRLPSDPVAVEVRRGERLRMRVMNPSGATTFRFAVGGHRLTVTHADGYPVRPVTVDALLVSMGERYDVVLEADNPGAWPIAAATVEGDSAPAQAVLRYRDAAAARPPAGALPDGLGNGRLLRLDDLRGVEDAPPPARPDRTFDLTLSGGMMSSAWTIDGQAYPDAEPLEIREGERVRVTMFNRSPMIHPMHLHGHFFRTGDLRSGGVRKDTVLVPAHMGRAAFEFVADNPGRWFFHCHNVYHLEAGMAREVRYV from the coding sequence ATGGACCGTCGCCACTTCCTCCAACAGACCGCCCTCGCCGGGGCCGCCGTCCTCGTCGGCTGCCGGACAGACACCTCTACCCCCTCCCCGAAGGCGCGCACTGCGCCGGTATCGGTGCCTGGCGCGCCGAGCTACGAGGTCGCCCGAGAGGCCGCTGCCTCGGCGGGCCCGGCCCGTCGGGTCCGCCTCGTGGCAGAGGAGATCGAGGTCGAGGTCGGCCCCGGCGAGGTGTGGCGCACGTGGGGCTACAACGGCGAGTACCCCGGGCCGGAGATCCGATTGCAGGAGGGCCAACGGCTGGAGGCGACGGTCGTGAACCGGCTTCCGGCGGACACCACGATCCACTGGCATGGCATCCCCGTGCCCAACCCGATGGACGGCGTGCCGGGGCTGACGCAGGAGCCGATCCCGCCGGGCGGGGAGTTCGTCTACGCTTTCGCCGCCGAGCCGGCCGGGAGCTACCTCTACCACAGCCACGTCGGCCTCCAGCTCGACCGCGGGCTCATCGCCCCCCTCATCGTCGAGGAGCGCGAGCCGCACGTGGCCTACGATCGCGAGGTCACGCTCGTCCTCGACGACTACCTGCCGGGCACGCCCGAGCCCCTCGCTGACAGTCCTACCGGTGGAGGGCGCGGCGGCATGATGGGCGGGCGTGGCATGATGGGCCAGGGGAGGAGAGGCGGGATGATGGGCGGCCAGGTGCCCCCGTACGCCGGCCTCCTCATCAACGGCAGGCTCCCCAGCGACCCCGTCGCCGTCGAGGTCCGGCGCGGCGAGCGGCTCCGGATGCGGGTCATGAACCCCTCCGGCGCGACGACCTTCCGCTTCGCCGTCGGCGGCCACCGCCTCACCGTCACCCACGCCGACGGCTACCCCGTCCGCCCCGTCACCGTCGACGCCCTCCTCGTCAGCATGGGCGAACGCTACGACGTCGTCCTCGAGGCCGACAACCCCGGCGCGTGGCCGATCGCGGCGGCTACGGTCGAGGGCGACAGCGCCCCGGCCCAGGCCGTCCTGCGCTACCGCGATGCCGCAGCGGCGCGTCCGCCCGCCGGGGCGCTCCCAGACGGTCTGGGCAACGGCCGGCTCCTCCGCCTCGACGACCTCCGCGGCGTCGAGGACGCCCCGCCCCCCGCACGGCCGGACCGCACGTTCGACCTCACGCTCTCGGGCGGGATGATGTCGTCGGCGTGGACCATCGACGGGCAGGCCTACCCCGACGCCGAGCCGCTGGAGATCCGCGAGGGTGAGCGCGTCCGGGTGACCATGTTCAACCGCAGCCCGATGATCCACCCGATGCACCTCCACGGCCACTTCTTCCGCACCGGCGACCTCCGCTCGGGCGGCGTGCGGAAGGACACCGTCCTCGTCCCGGCGCACATGGGCCGCGCGGCCTTCGAGTTCGTCGCCGACAACCCCGGCCGGTGGTTCTTCCACTGCCACAACGTCTACCATCTGGAGGCGGGGATGGCCCGCGAAGTCCGATACGTCTAG
- a CDS encoding copper resistance protein B has translation MLLLAAAPAVAQDEPPFPEYPAFRPDEGVAGDQHLYSLALLDLFEVAPAADGVPAALEGFYRIGNDYTRFWLKAEGEGLVAEGEGEAEAQALYSRLISPYFEAQAGLRLDTEFGGGDVRARPLLAVGLEGLAPYWFEVEPALFLSAEGDLSARFEGSYDLLLTQRLVVQPEAEVNVALQEVEEWGVGAGLNDVELGLRLRYEIRREIAPYVGVSWLNRFGGAADFAEAEGEETSEVLFVVGVRLWR, from the coding sequence ATGCTCCTTCTCGCCGCCGCGCCCGCCGTGGCCCAGGACGAGCCGCCCTTCCCCGAGTACCCCGCCTTCCGCCCGGACGAGGGCGTCGCCGGCGACCAGCACCTCTACAGCCTCGCCCTCCTCGACCTCTTCGAGGTGGCCCCTGCGGCCGACGGCGTCCCCGCCGCCCTCGAAGGGTTCTACCGGATCGGCAACGACTACACCCGGTTCTGGCTCAAGGCCGAGGGCGAGGGGCTCGTCGCCGAGGGCGAAGGCGAGGCCGAGGCCCAAGCGCTCTACAGCCGCCTCATCAGCCCCTACTTCGAGGCCCAGGCCGGGCTGAGGCTCGACACCGAGTTCGGCGGGGGCGACGTGCGCGCCCGGCCCCTCCTCGCCGTCGGGCTCGAAGGACTCGCGCCGTACTGGTTCGAGGTCGAGCCCGCGCTCTTCCTCTCGGCCGAGGGCGACCTCTCGGCGCGGTTCGAGGGATCCTACGACCTCCTCCTCACGCAGCGCCTCGTCGTCCAGCCCGAGGCCGAGGTCAACGTCGCGCTCCAGGAGGTCGAGGAGTGGGGCGTCGGGGCCGGGCTGAACGACGTCGAGCTCGGGCTACGGCTCCGCTACGAGATCCGGCGCGAGATCGCTCCGTACGTCGGCGTGAGCTGGCTGAACCGGTTCGGCGGCGCGGCCGACTTCGCCGAGGCCGAGGGCGAGGAGACCAGCGAGGTGCTCTTCGTCGTCGGCGTCCGTCTCTGGCGATAG
- a CDS encoding DUF302 domain-containing protein — MNTKTGTYYYTRTVDVSLEEAEARVRDALAEEGFGVLTEIDVQATLKEKLDVDFRPYKILGACNPPAAHRALQAEPLIGTMLPCNVILHDAGDGQTEIAAVDPVASVSAVENDALGEIATEIRDRLRRAVDAA, encoded by the coding sequence ATGAACACGAAAACCGGCACCTACTACTACACCCGTACCGTCGACGTCTCCCTCGAAGAAGCCGAGGCCCGCGTCCGCGATGCCCTCGCCGAGGAAGGCTTCGGCGTCCTCACCGAGATCGATGTGCAGGCGACGCTCAAGGAGAAGCTCGACGTCGACTTCCGCCCCTACAAGATCCTCGGGGCCTGCAACCCGCCCGCCGCGCACCGCGCGCTCCAGGCCGAGCCGCTCATCGGGACGATGCTCCCGTGCAACGTGATCCTCCACGACGCCGGCGACGGGCAGACAGAGATCGCTGCCGTGGACCCCGTCGCCTCGGTGTCGGCCGTCGAGAACGACGCGCTCGGCGAGATCGCGACCGAGATCCGCGATCGCCTGCGCCGCGCTGTAGACGCCGCGTAG
- a CDS encoding manganese catalase family protein: MFYHVKELQFNARVSEPDPRFARLLLEQFGGANGELAAAMQYFVQAFAARQPHPDKYDLLMDIATEEFSHLEIVGATIQMLLDGIGGELKDAANESEIMQLLDGTDKKEAFIHEAMTNPQFMVLSGGGPTLTNSNGVPWTAAYVNANGDLTVDLRSDMAAETRAKIVYEYLMQFTDDPYVHDTLRFLMTREVAHYQMFHAALETIQPNFPMGTRQSDPRYSNSYFNLSNGASARGPWNEGQSPDLGEDWVYVEDPIEHVRRTQGMVVDHEPRGTSRTEEEVQQKNKELGKQRKEEAKAKTPKGANQWSSYPQKDVDSPMGIETEEK, from the coding sequence ATGTTCTATCACGTCAAGGAGCTCCAATTCAACGCCCGCGTCTCCGAGCCCGACCCCCGCTTCGCCCGCCTACTCCTGGAGCAGTTCGGCGGAGCGAACGGCGAGCTGGCCGCGGCCATGCAGTACTTCGTCCAGGCCTTCGCCGCGCGCCAGCCGCACCCCGACAAGTACGACCTCTTGATGGACATCGCCACCGAGGAGTTCAGCCACCTCGAGATCGTCGGGGCCACGATCCAGATGCTCCTCGACGGCATCGGCGGCGAGCTCAAGGACGCCGCCAACGAGTCGGAGATCATGCAGCTCCTCGACGGCACCGACAAGAAGGAGGCGTTCATCCACGAGGCGATGACGAACCCGCAGTTCATGGTGCTCTCCGGCGGCGGGCCGACGCTCACCAACAGCAACGGCGTTCCGTGGACGGCCGCCTACGTCAACGCCAACGGCGACCTGACGGTGGACCTCCGCTCGGACATGGCCGCCGAGACGCGCGCGAAGATCGTCTACGAGTACCTCATGCAGTTCACCGACGACCCCTACGTCCACGACACCCTCCGCTTCCTCATGACGCGGGAGGTGGCGCACTACCAGATGTTCCACGCGGCGCTCGAGACGATCCAGCCCAACTTCCCGATGGGCACCCGCCAGAGCGACCCCCGCTACTCGAACTCCTACTTCAACCTCTCGAACGGCGCCAGCGCGCGCGGCCCCTGGAATGAGGGGCAGAGCCCGGACCTCGGCGAGGACTGGGTCTACGTCGAGGATCCCATCGAGCACGTCCGCCGGACGCAGGGGATGGTCGTGGACCACGAGCCGCGCGGGACGAGCCGGACTGAGGAGGAGGTCCAGCAGAAGAACAAGGAGTTGGGCAAGCAGCGGAAGGAGGAGGCGAAGGCGAAGACGCCTAAGGGGGCGAACCAGTGGTCCTCGTACCCGCAGAAGGACGTGGACAGCCCGATGGGCATCGAGACCGAGGAGAAGTAG
- a CDS encoding DUF2231 domain-containing protein: MNLVPEWAPNVHPLVVHFPIALLFAAVLVDTAALVVRRRFPGVRYAAVGLYALGAVAAVVTFFTGRAAADGLDLPTTAIAAVGEHADWALWTVWAFGIYGLVRLAAAFWEKDGRLAVHLPLVLLGAAGLVLVFETAEHGARLVYDLGVGVRAVEAAEADPFAEAQPDDPGGDHAGMTAEEMAAMDAPVLQTTGEGAWRWEATAGTLPGGLRFLEGERADLAAEAASAEAGDGGVVLRPRRTVFFTAGEPVEGVEVQAELDLSGFTGRAALVHHVQDARNYDFLAVEKRASGGTVRQGRVRGGTVETFDEKAYDAGAFEGGPVTLRAVAYGTHFRGYLGGELAAHGHGDAATAGRSGLLLDGSGPLRLLRLEAVPVTE; the protein is encoded by the coding sequence ATGAACCTCGTCCCCGAGTGGGCCCCAAACGTCCACCCCCTCGTCGTCCACTTCCCGATCGCGCTCCTCTTCGCCGCCGTCCTCGTCGATACCGCGGCGCTCGTCGTGCGGCGGCGCTTTCCTGGCGTTCGCTACGCGGCCGTGGGGCTCTACGCGCTCGGGGCCGTCGCCGCCGTCGTCACCTTCTTCACGGGCCGCGCAGCCGCCGACGGCCTCGATCTCCCGACGACGGCGATCGCTGCCGTCGGGGAGCACGCCGACTGGGCGCTGTGGACGGTGTGGGCCTTCGGCATCTACGGGCTCGTGCGGCTCGCCGCGGCCTTCTGGGAGAAGGACGGACGGCTCGCCGTCCACCTCCCACTCGTCCTCCTCGGCGCGGCCGGACTCGTGCTCGTCTTCGAGACGGCTGAACACGGCGCGCGGCTCGTCTACGACCTCGGCGTGGGCGTCCGCGCCGTCGAGGCGGCCGAAGCAGACCCCTTCGCCGAGGCCCAGCCGGATGACCCCGGCGGCGACCACGCAGGCATGACGGCGGAGGAGATGGCTGCGATGGACGCCCCCGTGCTCCAGACGACGGGCGAAGGCGCGTGGCGCTGGGAAGCCACGGCGGGCACGCTCCCCGGCGGCCTCCGTTTCCTCGAAGGCGAGCGGGCCGACCTTGCTGCCGAAGCGGCTTCCGCTGAAGCGGGGGACGGCGGCGTCGTACTCCGCCCGCGCCGCACGGTCTTCTTCACCGCCGGCGAGCCGGTCGAGGGCGTCGAGGTGCAGGCCGAGCTCGACCTCTCGGGCTTCACCGGCCGCGCTGCCCTCGTCCACCACGTCCAGGACGCCCGGAACTACGACTTCCTCGCCGTTGAGAAGCGCGCGAGCGGGGGCACCGTCCGGCAGGGCCGCGTCCGCGGCGGCACGGTGGAGACGTTCGACGAGAAGGCCTACGATGCCGGCGCGTTCGAGGGTGGCCCCGTCACCCTGCGCGCCGTCGCCTACGGCACCCACTTCCGGGGCTACCTCGGCGGCGAGCTCGCCGCCCACGGCCACGGCGACGCGGCGACGGCGGGGCGCTCCGGCCTCCTCCTCGACGGCTCCGGCCCGCTCCGGCTCCTCCGCCTCGAAGCCGTCCCCGTCACGGAATGA
- a CDS encoding SHOCT domain-containing protein encodes MYDFPHYMIGMHWFWWLFWIAAIVAVWWTFTRRPPAPSEPTATNPHELPLDRLQRRYADGEIATEEYEERKAVLLRDR; translated from the coding sequence ATGTACGACTTCCCGCACTACATGATCGGCATGCACTGGTTCTGGTGGCTCTTCTGGATCGCCGCGATTGTGGCCGTCTGGTGGACGTTCACCCGCCGCCCGCCCGCCCCTTCGGAACCGACGGCGACGAACCCGCACGAACTCCCGCTCGACCGCCTCCAGCGCCGCTACGCCGACGGCGAGATCGCGACGGAGGAATACGAGGAGCGGAAGGCCGTCCTCCTCCGCGACCGCTGA
- a CDS encoding copper resistance system multicopper oxidase, with the protein MNRRLFLRNASAFGLLAGVSAVTPAWARSALPSDPLRPPGLAPTRRAGSLVEYDLYIDRTKLFFGGDEGEAVTINGGVPGPLLRFTEGDEAIIRVHNRLDEDTSVHWHGLILPNSQDGVPNVNFPGIPARSTFEYRYPIRQFGTYWYHSHSAFQEQLGHYGPLVIDPAGSEPYRFDRELVVVLSDWTFEDPHAVLDNLKARPNYYNFQRQTLAGLLSGEGMPLGDRLSWDGMRMDPTDIADITGATYTFLMNGQAPEPGWSALFRPGERVRLRFVNASAGTFYDVRIPGLPLTVMQASGQHVEPVTVDEFRIGIAETYDVVVEPGDRAYTVFAESMDRSGYARGTLAPRPGMTAPVPEQRERPSLTMMDMGMAHGGAGMDHAGMDMGDGGMDHGAMEGMAEPPALDHPEAAAPVMGHGGMDHGMNTDEVAMPGVDHAGLRPPGTLPEPTPHGADGHGPANAMAPDVTRSRLHEPGVGLEDAPHRVLVYTDLKALHAEPRRAPDREIELHLTGNMERYMWSINGKTYAEEPLIPLVYGERVRLTMVNDTMMNHPMHLHGMWMELENGHGERIPRVHTVIVKPAERLSLLVEVDALGPWAFHCHVLYHMELGMFRVAMVQRAEEWGPDQIAALYPSRG; encoded by the coding sequence ATGAACCGCCGCCTCTTCCTCCGCAACGCCTCCGCCTTCGGCCTCCTCGCCGGGGTCAGCGCCGTCACGCCCGCGTGGGCGCGCTCCGCCCTCCCCAGCGACCCGCTTCGCCCCCCCGGCCTCGCCCCGACCCGCCGCGCCGGCAGCCTCGTCGAGTACGACCTCTACATCGACCGGACGAAGCTGTTCTTCGGCGGCGACGAGGGCGAGGCCGTCACGATCAACGGCGGGGTCCCCGGCCCGCTGCTGCGCTTCACCGAGGGCGACGAGGCCATCATCCGCGTCCACAACCGGCTGGACGAGGACACCTCGGTCCACTGGCACGGCCTCATCCTCCCCAACAGCCAGGACGGCGTGCCGAACGTGAACTTCCCCGGCATCCCCGCGCGCTCGACCTTCGAGTACCGCTACCCGATCCGGCAGTTCGGGACGTACTGGTACCACAGCCACTCGGCCTTCCAGGAGCAGCTCGGCCACTACGGCCCGCTCGTGATCGACCCGGCCGGCAGTGAGCCCTACCGGTTCGACCGCGAGCTCGTCGTCGTCCTCTCGGACTGGACGTTCGAGGACCCCCACGCCGTGCTCGACAACCTCAAGGCGCGGCCGAACTACTACAACTTCCAGCGGCAGACGCTCGCCGGCCTGCTCTCGGGCGAGGGGATGCCGCTTGGGGACCGGCTGAGTTGGGACGGGATGCGGATGGACCCCACCGACATCGCCGACATCACGGGGGCGACGTACACCTTCCTCATGAACGGGCAGGCGCCGGAGCCCGGCTGGAGCGCGCTCTTCCGCCCCGGCGAGCGCGTCCGCCTCCGCTTCGTCAACGCGAGTGCGGGGACGTTCTACGACGTCCGCATCCCCGGCCTCCCGCTCACCGTCATGCAGGCGAGCGGGCAGCACGTCGAGCCCGTCACCGTGGACGAGTTCCGCATCGGCATCGCCGAGACCTACGATGTCGTCGTCGAGCCCGGTGACCGCGCCTACACCGTCTTCGCCGAGTCGATGGACCGCTCGGGCTACGCGCGTGGCACGCTCGCCCCGCGTCCCGGCATGACAGCCCCGGTCCCCGAGCAGCGCGAGCGCCCGAGCCTCACGATGATGGACATGGGGATGGCCCACGGCGGCGCCGGGATGGACCACGCCGGGATGGACATGGGCGACGGCGGCATGGATCATGGCGCGATGGAGGGGATGGCCGAGCCTCCTGCGCTCGACCACCCCGAGGCCGCTGCTCCGGTGATGGGTCACGGGGGGATGGACCACGGCATGAACACGGACGAAGTGGCGATGCCGGGCGTCGACCACGCCGGCCTCCGCCCGCCCGGCACGCTCCCCGAGCCGACGCCCCACGGCGCAGACGGCCACGGCCCGGCCAATGCGATGGCCCCGGACGTCACGCGGAGCCGCCTCCACGAGCCCGGCGTCGGGCTGGAAGACGCCCCCCACCGCGTCCTCGTCTACACCGACCTCAAGGCGCTCCACGCGGAGCCGCGCCGCGCGCCCGACCGCGAGATCGAGCTCCACCTCACCGGCAACATGGAGCGCTACATGTGGTCGATCAACGGGAAGACCTACGCCGAGGAGCCGCTCATCCCGCTCGTCTACGGCGAGCGCGTGCGGCTCACGATGGTGAACGACACGATGATGAACCACCCGATGCACCTCCACGGGATGTGGATGGAGCTCGAGAACGGCCACGGCGAGCGCATCCCCCGCGTCCACACCGTCATCGTGAAGCCGGCCGAGCGGCTCTCGCTCCTCGTCGAGGTCGACGCGCTCGGGCCGTGGGCCTTCCACTGCCACGTGCTCTACCACATGGAGCTCGGCATGTTCAGGGTGGCGATGGTCCAGCGCGCCGAGGAGTGGGGTCCCGACCAGATCGCCGCACTCTACCCGTCGCGGGGGTGA
- a CDS encoding DUF305 domain-containing protein, whose amino-acid sequence MSYTRFFAMIVTSTVAMFILMYSTVYSLDHVFWSSTKTYMALYMGATMAVIMLAFMLKMYDNKKANVAIFVGSALLFVVVFWVFRSQANVGDVTYMRQMIPHHSLAILTSERANITDPRVRRLADDIILAQREEIAEMEALIADLEDADYEGREEIPPSVPPMEGGSEDVQPHFELAAEPLQGDVVMLEKVAVPSDAWVVAHPAAPGGGPDASRILGRSFLLHGETERVPVALDARVASGATLFLMLHDDTGELGRFEFGGAGTPDQPLMQGGSPVVQSFVVE is encoded by the coding sequence ATGTCCTACACACGATTCTTCGCCATGATCGTCACCTCGACGGTGGCGATGTTCATCCTCATGTACTCCACGGTCTACTCGCTGGACCACGTCTTCTGGAGCAGCACGAAGACGTACATGGCGCTCTACATGGGCGCCACGATGGCCGTCATCATGCTGGCCTTCATGCTGAAGATGTACGACAACAAGAAGGCCAACGTCGCCATCTTCGTGGGCAGCGCTCTGCTCTTCGTCGTCGTGTTCTGGGTGTTCCGGTCGCAGGCGAACGTGGGCGACGTGACGTACATGCGGCAGATGATCCCGCACCACTCCCTCGCGATTCTTACGAGCGAGCGGGCCAACATCACGGACCCCCGCGTCCGCCGCCTCGCCGACGACATCATCCTGGCGCAGCGCGAGGAGATCGCCGAGATGGAGGCGCTCATCGCCGACCTCGAGGACGCCGACTACGAAGGGCGGGAGGAGATCCCGCCGTCGGTGCCTCCGATGGAGGGCGGCTCCGAAGACGTCCAACCCCACTTCGAGCTTGCGGCCGAGCCGCTGCAGGGCGACGTGGTGATGCTCGAGAAGGTGGCCGTCCCGTCAGACGCGTGGGTCGTCGCGCACCCCGCCGCGCCGGGCGGCGGGCCGGACGCCTCGCGGATCCTGGGGCGCTCGTTCCTGCTGCACGGCGAGACGGAGCGCGTGCCCGTCGCCCTCGACGCCCGCGTGGCGAGCGGCGCCACCCTTTTCCTCATGCTCCACGACGACACCGGCGAGCTCGGCCGGTTCGAGTTCGGCGGTGCGGGCACGCCCGATCAGCCCCTGATGCAGGGCGGCAGCCCCGTCGTCCAGTCGTTCGTGGTCGAGTGA
- a CDS encoding class I SAM-dependent methyltransferase, with protein MTAAPNPTIPDKIPDDAQTAHTRRAYDRHARFYDALEWPVEQLLYRRWRKALWQRIEGPEVIEVGVGTGKNVPYYPEGVQVTAVDLSEGMLERARRVLARHPAKAAALYRMDAEHLDFADDTFDEAVATFVFCSVPDPVAGLREALRVTKPGGRLHLIEHQRADAEALGRVLDRLDGPIHRRTGVHIARRTVGNVRAAGWHLDHARPLTPLGLFRRIDAHKPL; from the coding sequence ATGACTGCCGCACCCAACCCTACCATCCCGGACAAGATTCCGGACGACGCGCAGACCGCTCACACCCGGCGCGCCTACGACCGCCACGCCCGCTTCTACGATGCCCTGGAGTGGCCCGTCGAGCAGCTCCTCTACCGCCGCTGGCGGAAGGCGCTGTGGCAACGCATCGAAGGGCCGGAGGTGATCGAGGTCGGTGTCGGGACAGGGAAGAACGTGCCGTACTACCCGGAAGGCGTCCAAGTCACCGCCGTGGACCTCTCCGAGGGGATGCTGGAGCGGGCCCGCCGCGTGCTAGCCCGCCACCCGGCGAAGGCCGCCGCCCTCTACCGGATGGACGCCGAGCACCTCGACTTCGCCGACGACACCTTCGACGAGGCCGTCGCCACGTTCGTCTTCTGCTCCGTACCGGACCCGGTAGCAGGACTCCGCGAAGCCCTCCGCGTCACGAAGCCCGGCGGGCGCCTGCACCTCATCGAGCACCAGCGTGCCGACGCCGAGGCGCTAGGCCGCGTGTTGGACCGGCTCGACGGCCCCATCCACCGCCGCACCGGCGTCCACATCGCCCGGCGCACCGTCGGGAACGTCCGCGCCGCCGGCTGGCACCTCGACCACGCCCGGCCCCTCACACCCCTCGGGCTTTTCCGCCGCATCGACGCCCACAAACCCCTCTGA
- a CDS encoding ATP-binding protein has translation MRRFPLPISVRLALFYGLTLLLLLSAFAVFCYTGFHLALHRDFDRHLTHEQRELLPFVVVDGEVRFEGLEELTSVAYRTDGIYGTYVRLLTPEGEVRYRSPNFDEHAPLPVALPDAVDETSISRAWEGLPARTRYVPLRTAGADGEGRAGSEVLVGWLEVTGFEWSLHQELHRLRRTLTIGVVFSTLFALLGGWWLARRTLRPVAAMTEAARRMSEAEGRGAFADRLPADFGPPDELTELAETFNGLLARLEASVARERRFTANAAHELLTPLATLRSEAEVALRRERDAGAYREALGNLLLDVERMTATVRGLLELARAERLEKRPEDRIDLGALVAERAARLRPEAEAKGLTLDAVVAPGITVTAEAAPLAEIVDNLLRNAVKYTPAGGRVTVELAHGAADGVADGSRGDAAPAGEAVLRVRDTGIGFAPEEADHLFDRFYRSDDAAVQAETGSGLGLAVARAIAEAYGGSVRAESAGPGQGATFEVRLPFLTNHA, from the coding sequence ATGCGCCGCTTCCCCCTCCCCATCTCCGTCCGTCTGGCCCTCTTCTACGGGCTGACGCTGCTGTTGCTCTTGAGCGCGTTCGCCGTCTTCTGCTACACCGGCTTCCACCTCGCGCTCCACCGCGACTTCGACCGCCACCTCACGCACGAGCAGCGCGAGCTCCTCCCGTTCGTGGTCGTCGACGGCGAGGTGAGGTTCGAGGGGCTGGAGGAACTGACCTCGGTCGCCTACCGGACCGACGGCATCTACGGCACCTACGTCCGCCTCCTCACGCCCGAGGGCGAGGTGCGCTACCGGAGCCCCAACTTCGACGAGCACGCCCCCCTCCCCGTCGCCCTGCCGGACGCCGTGGACGAAACGTCGATCAGCCGTGCGTGGGAGGGCCTGCCCGCCCGGACGCGCTACGTCCCCCTCCGCACAGCGGGTGCTGACGGCGAAGGCCGTGCCGGCAGCGAGGTGCTCGTGGGGTGGCTCGAAGTGACCGGCTTCGAGTGGAGCCTCCACCAGGAGCTCCACCGGCTCCGGCGCACGCTCACCATCGGCGTCGTCTTCAGCACGCTCTTCGCCCTCCTCGGCGGGTGGTGGCTGGCCCGGCGGACGCTCCGCCCCGTGGCGGCGATGACGGAGGCGGCCCGGCGGATGAGCGAGGCCGAGGGGCGCGGGGCGTTCGCGGACCGCCTCCCGGCCGACTTCGGCCCGCCGGACGAGCTGACCGAGCTGGCCGAGACGTTCAACGGCCTCCTCGCGCGCCTCGAAGCCTCGGTCGCGCGCGAGCGGCGGTTCACGGCGAACGCCGCGCACGAGCTCCTCACCCCGCTCGCCACGCTCCGCAGCGAGGCCGAGGTCGCCCTCCGGCGCGAGCGCGACGCTGGGGCTTACCGCGAGGCGTTGGGGAACCTCCTCCTCGACGTCGAGCGGATGACGGCGACGGTCCGCGGCCTCCTCGAGCTCGCCCGTGCCGAGCGCCTCGAAAAACGGCCCGAAGACCGCATCGACCTCGGGGCACTCGTGGCGGAGCGCGCCGCCCGCCTCCGCCCGGAGGCCGAGGCCAAAGGGCTCACGCTCGACGCCGTCGTCGCGCCGGGCATCACCGTCACGGCCGAGGCGGCCCCCCTCGCCGAGATCGTCGACAACCTCCTCCGGAACGCCGTGAAGTACACGCCCGCCGGTGGGCGCGTGACGGTCGAGCTCGCACACGGAGCGGCCGATGGGGTGGCCGACGGGAGCCGAGGCGATGCGGCACCGGCGGGGGAAGCCGTGCTGCGCGTCCGCGACACCGGGATCGGCTTCGCCCCGGAGGAGGCGGACCACCTCTTCGACCGGTTCTACCGCTCCGACGACGCGGCCGTGCAGGCCGAGACGGGCAGCGGGCTCGGCCTCGCCGTCGCCCGCGCCATCGCCGAGGCCTACGGCGGGAGCGTCCGCGCCGAGAGCGCCGGGCCGGGGCAGGGGGCGACGTTCGAGGTCCGGCTCCCCTTCCTCACGAACCACGCATAG
- a CDS encoding response regulator transcription factor has translation MTWVLLIEDEARLADSVKRGLEEEGFTVDLARDAREGEAKALANGYDAFVVDWRLPHGDGKAIVEALRAEGRREPVLMLTALGDVSHRVAGLEAGADDYLPKPFAFEELVARLRALLRRPPLQQQERTLRAGALTMDTASRRVTLAGPRAEALFNLRPKEHALLEFLLRGAGAVRSRTVIAERVWGDALYVTDNALDVTVSGLRQKLADASREAGTRAPEVETVRGVGYRLSEGASADGASSDAASTGETSIDEE, from the coding sequence ATGACGTGGGTCCTCCTCATCGAAGACGAAGCGCGCCTCGCCGACAGCGTGAAGCGCGGGCTCGAAGAAGAGGGGTTCACCGTGGACCTCGCCCGCGACGCCCGCGAGGGCGAGGCGAAGGCCCTCGCCAACGGCTACGACGCCTTCGTCGTGGACTGGCGGCTCCCGCACGGCGACGGCAAGGCCATCGTCGAGGCGCTCCGCGCCGAGGGGCGGCGCGAGCCCGTCCTCATGCTCACGGCCCTCGGCGACGTCTCGCACCGCGTGGCCGGGCTCGAAGCCGGGGCCGACGACTACCTCCCCAAGCCGTTCGCCTTCGAGGAGCTCGTCGCGAGGCTCCGCGCCCTCCTGCGCCGCCCCCCGCTCCAGCAGCAGGAGCGGACCCTGCGCGCAGGCGCGCTCACGATGGACACGGCGAGCCGCCGCGTCACCCTCGCGGGGCCTCGCGCCGAGGCGCTCTTCAACCTCCGCCCGAAGGAGCACGCCCTCCTCGAGTTCCTCCTCCGCGGCGCCGGCGCCGTCCGCTCCCGCACGGTCATCGCCGAGCGCGTGTGGGGCGACGCGCTCTACGTCACCGACAACGCCCTCGACGTGACCGTCTCGGGGCTCCGGCAGAAGCTGGCCGATGCGAGCCGCGAGGCCGGCACCCGCGCTCCCGAGGTCGAGACCGTGCGCGGCGTGGGCTACCGCCTCTCTGAGGGGGCCTCTGCGGACGGCGCGTCCTCCGATGCTGCGTCCACCGGTGAGACATCTATCGACGAGGAGTAG